A DNA window from Aureibaculum sp. 2308TA14-22 contains the following coding sequences:
- a CDS encoding 1,4-dihydroxy-2-naphthoate polyprenyltransferase, with amino-acid sequence MKTTKRKSKTLISKTKTKAFIKAARLRTLPLSVSGILLGSFLAYSSGCFNWVICILALLTTIGFQVLSNFANDYGDGVKGTDNLDRIGPERALQSGVISPNEMLNAIKFTGVITFLVAVILLYLAFGKENLNYFLLFLLLGLASIAAAIKYTMGKKAYGYSGFGDVFVFLFFGWLSVAGSYFLYTKQFTWTVFLPATSIGLLSVGVLNLNNLRDRVSDEKANKRTLVVKIGEEFAKYYHYYLLIAAFLLALLYTSFHYNSPKQFLFIIAFIPIFIHLNTVYKNTDTAKLDPELKKLALSTFLFAILFGLGQIL; translated from the coding sequence TTGAAAACTACAAAAAGAAAATCTAAAACCTTGATTTCTAAAACTAAAACTAAAGCTTTTATAAAAGCCGCTCGTTTGCGTACCTTACCTTTGTCTGTATCTGGAATATTGCTAGGTAGTTTTTTGGCATATTCTAGTGGGTGTTTTAATTGGGTAATTTGTATTCTGGCACTATTAACTACAATTGGGTTTCAAGTATTATCTAATTTTGCTAATGATTATGGAGATGGTGTAAAAGGCACTGATAATTTAGATAGAATCGGTCCAGAAAGAGCATTGCAGAGTGGTGTAATTTCACCAAATGAAATGCTTAACGCTATAAAATTTACTGGAGTCATTACTTTTTTGGTAGCAGTAATTTTACTTTATTTAGCATTCGGAAAAGAAAATCTTAACTATTTTTTGCTATTTCTACTATTGGGTTTGGCAAGTATAGCTGCAGCCATTAAATATACTATGGGTAAAAAAGCCTATGGTTATAGTGGATTTGGAGATGTTTTTGTTTTTCTATTTTTTGGCTGGCTAAGTGTAGCAGGTAGTTATTTTTTATATACAAAGCAATTCACTTGGACTGTTTTTCTCCCAGCAACTTCTATTGGCTTGTTAAGCGTTGGTGTATTGAATTTAAATAACCTTCGTGATAGAGTATCAGATGAAAAAGCAAACAAACGAACACTCGTGGTTAAGATAGGAGAGGAGTTTGCAAAATATTATCACTATTATTTATTGATTGCAGCATTTTTACTCGCACTGTTATATACTTCATTTCATTATAATTCTCCAAAACAATTTTTATTTATTATTGCCTTTATACCTATTTTTATTCACCTGAATACGGTTTACAAGAATACAGATACTGCTAAATTAGACCCTGAACTTAAAAAACTCGCCTTGAGTACTTTTTTGTTTGCTATCCTTTTTGGCTTGGGACAAATTTTATGA
- a CDS encoding SPOR domain-containing protein, with product MPYIKDKNLVNIYEEVDKANQTINKLNKLLKEEEENNSILRKHRIILGIFGLLTLILFLWSFLPKSDKIDNKYLIKNNLSIINNDTLHQLREAKKVAIEVKRNAQGIVGETIVYSIQIGAFTNFKAKLFSDDLAHMKEFEEGGLNKYAIGNFVTYAEALVLKEDLRRLGFADCFIIAQSYGDPVNIREALELSEETQYLK from the coding sequence ATGCCATATATTAAAGATAAAAATTTAGTTAATATTTATGAGGAGGTAGATAAGGCCAACCAAACCATAAATAAATTAAATAAACTACTCAAAGAGGAGGAAGAAAATAACTCTATTTTAAGAAAACACAGAATTATTTTAGGCATTTTTGGTCTTTTGACGTTAATACTATTCTTGTGGTCATTTTTACCTAAATCCGATAAAATCGATAATAAATATTTAATAAAAAACAATTTATCTATAATTAACAATGATACATTACATCAATTGAGGGAGGCTAAAAAAGTGGCAATTGAGGTAAAAAGAAATGCCCAAGGTATAGTGGGGGAAACTATAGTTTACAGTATACAAATTGGTGCGTTTACCAATTTCAAAGCAAAGTTGTTTTCGGATGATTTAGCTCATATGAAAGAGTTCGAAGAGGGTGGCTTAAACAAATATGCCATTGGTAATTTTGTTACCTATGCAGAAGCTTTGGTCCTAAAAGAAGATTTAAGAAGATTAGGTTTTGCCGATTGTTTTATTATAGCTCAGTCTTATGGTGATCCTGTCAATATCAGAGAAGCTTTGGAATTAAGTGAAGAAACTCAGTATCTAAAATAA
- a CDS encoding LNS2 domain-containing protein has translation MKSKFDKELHELRDKEGNLLSPELPKGVKNYLIDIDGTVCDDIPNEEPERMLTAEVYPDALDTLNRWYDEGHIICFFTSRTEEHRDYTERWLAANGFKYHSLLMGKPRGGNYHWIDNHLVKATRYRGKFTDLIEKEVTIQVFDDGKH, from the coding sequence ATGAAGAGTAAATTTGACAAAGAACTACACGAATTAAGAGACAAAGAAGGCAATTTGTTAAGCCCTGAATTACCAAAGGGAGTTAAAAATTACCTTATTGATATAGATGGGACTGTTTGTGATGACATACCGAATGAAGAACCTGAACGTATGCTTACTGCCGAGGTATATCCTGATGCGTTAGACACATTGAATAGATGGTATGACGAGGGTCATATTATCTGTTTTTTCACATCAAGAACAGAAGAGCATAGAGATTACACGGAAAGATGGTTAGCTGCTAATGGTTTTAAATACCATAGTTTATTAATGGGCAAACCAAGAGGTGGTAATTACCATTGGATTGATAATCATTTGGTTAAAGCAACACGATATAGAGGTAAATTTACAGACTTAATAGAAAAAGAAGTTACCATTCAAGTATTTGACGACGGTAAACATTAA
- a CDS encoding (Fe-S)-binding protein, with protein sequence MNVPTMAELTAQGKQPEVLFWVGCAGSFDDKAKKITKAFVKILNKAEVNFAVLGTEEGCTGDPAKRAGNEFLFQMQAMTNIEVMNAYEIKKVVTACPHCFNTIKNEYPQLGGNYEVMHHTQFLKSLLNEGKLTIEGGSYKGKRITFHDPCYLGRANDVYEAPRELIKKLEVELVEMKRCKRNGLCCGAGGAQMFKEPEKGNKDINVERTEEALEIKPDIIATGCPFCNTMMTDGVKNKEKENDIKVLDIVELIANAQDL encoded by the coding sequence ATGAATGTACCTACCATGGCTGAACTGACAGCTCAAGGCAAACAACCCGAAGTTTTATTTTGGGTAGGTTGTGCTGGTAGTTTTGATGATAAAGCAAAAAAAATAACCAAAGCTTTTGTTAAAATATTAAACAAGGCTGAAGTTAATTTTGCTGTGCTAGGTACTGAAGAAGGTTGTACTGGTGATCCTGCTAAACGTGCAGGAAACGAGTTTCTTTTCCAGATGCAAGCCATGACCAATATTGAGGTTATGAACGCTTATGAAATCAAAAAGGTAGTAACCGCGTGTCCGCATTGCTTTAATACCATTAAAAATGAATATCCTCAATTGGGTGGCAATTACGAAGTAATGCACCATACTCAATTTTTAAAATCGTTATTAAACGAAGGTAAGCTCACAATAGAAGGTGGTTCATATAAAGGAAAACGTATTACTTTTCATGATCCGTGTTATTTGGGTAGGGCAAATGATGTTTATGAAGCCCCAAGAGAACTTATTAAAAAGTTAGAAGTTGAATTGGTTGAGATGAAACGATGCAAGCGTAATGGTTTGTGTTGTGGAGCTGGTGGAGCTCAAATGTTTAAAGAACCCGAAAAAGGAAATAAAGACATTAATGTTGAACGAACAGAAGAAGCGTTGGAAATAAAACCAGATATTATTGCAACTGGATGCCCTTTTTGTAATACCATGATGACCGATGGAGTTAAAAATAAAGAGAAAGAAAACGATATAAAAGTATTGGATATTGTAGAACTTATTGCAAATGCCCAAGATCTATAA
- a CDS encoding (Fe-S)-binding protein, protein MQYIPNILFAILLIIGIGFFTKNIKKLIRNIKLGKAVDRTDNPSLRLKNMINIALGQSKMVRRPISGLLHVIVYVGFIIINIEVLEIIIDGLFGTHRVLSFLGGFYGFLIGSFEVLAVLVLISVIIFWIRRMVLRIPRFWNKEMKGFPKNDALYILYFEMVLMVLFLIMNATDTTFQQANSGNTISQFIAPWFSGINPETLHIIERTAWWLHIAGILVFLNYLYYSKHLHILLAFPNTYYANLNPLGKFDNLQSVTDEVKMMLDPSADPYAAPAESDTDSMPEKFGAEDVFDLNWVQLMNAYTCTECGRCTSVCPANITGKELSPRAIMMKTRDRAEEVGKNIDVNGEFKSDDKNLFTTISNEELWACTSCNACVEECPVNIDPLSIIMDMRRFLVMEKSAAPQELNMMMTNIENNAAPWQYNQLDRLNWKNEE, encoded by the coding sequence TTACTAAAAACATAAAGAAACTAATTCGTAATATTAAATTAGGTAAAGCTGTTGATAGGACAGATAATCCAAGTTTACGCCTAAAGAATATGATAAATATTGCCTTAGGGCAATCTAAAATGGTCAGACGCCCTATATCGGGTTTACTTCATGTTATAGTTTATGTTGGTTTTATCATCATCAATATAGAAGTATTAGAAATTATTATTGATGGACTTTTCGGTACGCACAGAGTGTTGTCCTTTTTAGGCGGTTTTTATGGTTTTTTAATTGGAAGTTTTGAGGTTTTAGCTGTTCTGGTTTTGATTTCGGTTATTATTTTTTGGATTCGCAGAATGGTACTTCGTATTCCCAGATTCTGGAATAAAGAAATGAAAGGCTTCCCTAAAAACGATGCCTTGTACATTTTGTATTTCGAAATGGTATTAATGGTTCTGTTTTTAATCATGAATGCTACAGATACAACTTTTCAACAAGCCAATTCGGGTAATACAATTAGTCAATTTATAGCACCTTGGTTTAGCGGCATCAATCCAGAAACGCTTCATATTATTGAGCGAACTGCTTGGTGGTTGCATATAGCGGGTATTTTGGTGTTCTTAAATTATCTATATTATTCTAAGCATTTACATATTCTATTGGCTTTTCCAAATACGTACTACGCAAATTTGAATCCTTTAGGAAAATTTGATAACTTACAATCGGTTACAGACGAGGTTAAAATGATGTTAGATCCGAGTGCAGATCCTTATGCTGCTCCTGCCGAAAGTGATACCGATAGTATGCCAGAAAAATTCGGAGCTGAAGATGTTTTTGATTTGAATTGGGTACAATTAATGAATGCTTATACGTGTACTGAATGTGGTAGATGTACATCTGTTTGTCCTGCTAATATTACAGGGAAAGAGTTATCGCCAAGAGCGATTATGATGAAAACGAGAGATAGAGCAGAAGAAGTAGGGAAAAATATTGATGTAAATGGTGAGTTTAAATCAGACGATAAGAATTTATTTACTACAATTTCTAATGAAGAATTGTGGGCATGTACTAGTTGTAATGCATGTGTAGAGGAATGCCCTGTAAATATAGATCCTTTATCCATAATTATGGATATGCGACGATTTTTAGTAATGGAAAAATCAGCTGCACCTCAAGAATTGAATATGATGATGACCAATATAGAAAATAACGCTGCACCATGGCAGTATAACCAATTAGATAGATTAAACTGGAAAAATGAAGAGTAA